One segment of Mycolicibacterium neworleansense DNA contains the following:
- a CDS encoding fumarate reductase/succinate dehydrogenase flavoprotein subunit: MTELTDIPHVDDALRIDCDVLVIGGGTAGTMAALTAAENGAQVLLLEKAHVRHSGALAMGMDGVNNAVIPGKAQPEDYVAEITRANDGIVNQRTVYQTATRGFAMVQRLERYGVKFEKDEHGEYAVRRVHRSGSYVLPMPEGKDVKKALYRVLRQRSMREKIRIENRLMPVRVLTHEGRAVGAAAFNTRTGEFVTVAAKAVILSTGACGRLGLPASGYLYGTYENPTNAGDGYAMAYHAGAELSGIECFQVNPLIKDYNGPACAYVANPFGGYQVNALGERFVDSDYWSGQMMAEVKEEIESARGPIYLKVSHLPDETLTTLENILHTTERPTRGTFHANRGHDYRTHDIEMHISEIGLCSGHSASGVWVDEHARTTVPGLYAAGDLACVPHNYMIGAFVYGDLAGEHAASTLSEVAAPQVLPADQVAAAHELIYRPLQHPDGPPQPQVEFKLRRFVNDYVAPPKTATKLSIAVQTFERMAAEVEGIGARTPHELMRAAEVSFIRDCAEMAARSSLTRTESRWGLYHERADLPQRDDTQWRYHLNLYKDADGAMRFVKRPVAPYFVAVPELDHLTSQDPVTAVEQPHLHGGRAPAAERSRVRAAGSAQPPSPRIAAVLALEEPSLEELSAYLADPDAGVRRTAVATLVEHLPDGYQPVLVAALADTDAEVRRETADAVRELVEVLPDPGAFVERLGSADPVVRAVTVYLLSSRRVGSADAYRVASIDADHRVRIEAVRALVSVDDHTGVAAATVDENREVRIAAVGGLATLRAGADAVRVALDDPDPLVRAAALASLGAVGCTDDDVVSVEKAFTESAWQIRQGAARALAGAQPEVAVPTLSRALDDQHLDVRKAAVLSLSRWADSESTARDALTAALEDTDADVRAYARQALAG; this comes from the coding sequence GTGACCGAACTGACTGACATTCCCCACGTCGACGATGCGCTTCGGATCGACTGCGACGTCCTGGTGATCGGCGGTGGGACCGCGGGCACCATGGCGGCGCTGACCGCCGCCGAGAACGGTGCCCAGGTGCTGCTGCTGGAGAAGGCCCACGTGCGGCACTCCGGTGCGCTGGCCATGGGCATGGACGGCGTGAACAACGCCGTCATTCCGGGTAAGGCCCAACCGGAGGACTACGTCGCCGAGATCACCCGCGCCAACGACGGAATCGTCAACCAACGCACCGTCTATCAGACCGCAACCCGTGGATTCGCCATGGTGCAGCGGCTGGAGCGGTACGGGGTCAAGTTCGAGAAGGACGAGCACGGTGAGTACGCCGTGCGGCGCGTACACCGGTCCGGCTCGTACGTGCTGCCGATGCCCGAGGGCAAGGACGTCAAGAAGGCGCTGTACCGAGTGCTGCGGCAACGCTCGATGCGCGAGAAGATCCGCATCGAGAACCGGCTCATGCCGGTGCGCGTGCTCACCCATGAGGGTCGGGCCGTTGGTGCGGCCGCATTCAACACCCGTACAGGCGAATTCGTCACCGTCGCCGCCAAGGCCGTGATCCTGTCCACCGGGGCGTGCGGCCGTCTCGGTCTGCCCGCATCGGGGTACCTGTACGGCACCTACGAGAACCCCACCAACGCCGGAGACGGGTATGCCATGGCCTACCACGCCGGTGCCGAACTGTCGGGAATCGAGTGTTTCCAGGTCAATCCGCTGATCAAGGACTACAACGGCCCGGCCTGCGCCTATGTGGCCAACCCATTCGGCGGTTATCAGGTCAATGCGCTGGGGGAGCGGTTCGTCGACTCCGACTACTGGTCGGGGCAGATGATGGCCGAGGTCAAGGAGGAGATCGAATCGGCCCGCGGGCCCATCTACCTGAAGGTCAGCCACCTGCCCGACGAGACGCTGACCACGCTGGAGAACATCCTGCATACCACCGAACGGCCCACCCGCGGCACGTTCCACGCCAACCGCGGGCATGACTACCGCACCCATGACATCGAGATGCACATCTCCGAGATTGGTTTGTGCTCAGGTCATTCCGCGTCGGGGGTGTGGGTGGACGAGCACGCCCGCACCACGGTTCCCGGCCTGTACGCCGCCGGAGACCTGGCGTGCGTCCCGCACAACTACATGATCGGCGCATTCGTCTACGGCGATCTCGCCGGGGAGCACGCCGCCTCGACGTTGTCGGAAGTGGCTGCCCCGCAGGTGCTTCCGGCCGATCAGGTGGCCGCGGCCCACGAGCTCATCTACCGTCCGCTGCAGCACCCGGACGGTCCGCCGCAGCCCCAGGTCGAGTTCAAGCTGAGGCGGTTCGTCAACGACTATGTGGCACCGCCGAAGACCGCGACCAAGTTGTCGATCGCGGTGCAGACCTTCGAACGCATGGCTGCCGAGGTCGAGGGGATCGGAGCGCGCACGCCACACGAGTTGATGCGCGCCGCCGAAGTGTCGTTCATCCGCGACTGCGCGGAGATGGCGGCCCGTTCCTCGCTGACCCGCACCGAATCGCGCTGGGGTCTGTACCACGAGCGGGCCGACCTGCCACAGCGTGACGATACGCAGTGGCGTTACCACCTCAACCTCTACAAGGACGCCGACGGCGCCATGCGGTTCGTCAAGCGTCCGGTGGCACCGTATTTCGTCGCGGTGCCCGAGCTCGACCATCTGACATCGCAGGATCCGGTGACCGCCGTCGAACAGCCACACCTGCACGGTGGCCGGGCTCCGGCCGCCGAACGTTCTCGGGTCCGCGCGGCCGGGTCCGCGCAACCGCCGTCACCACGGATCGCCGCGGTACTGGCGTTGGAGGAGCCTTCGCTGGAGGAGCTGAGCGCCTACCTCGCCGATCCGGACGCCGGCGTGCGACGCACCGCGGTGGCCACCCTCGTCGAGCATCTGCCCGACGGGTACCAGCCGGTGCTGGTGGCCGCGCTGGCCGATACCGACGCCGAGGTGCGGCGCGAGACCGCGGATGCGGTACGTGAACTCGTCGAGGTCCTGCCCGACCCGGGCGCCTTCGTCGAACGGCTGGGTTCCGCCGACCCCGTGGTCCGCGCGGTCACGGTGTATCTGCTGAGTTCGCGGCGCGTCGGGAGCGCTGACGCGTACCGGGTCGCCTCGATTGACGCCGATCACCGGGTGCGGATCGAGGCGGTGCGGGCCCTGGTGTCGGTCGACGACCACACCGGGGTGGCAGCGGCAACCGTCGACGAGAACCGGGAAGTGCGGATCGCCGCGGTAGGCGGTCTGGCGACCCTGCGCGCGGGCGCGGATGCGGTGCGCGTGGCGCTGGACGACCCCGATCCTCTGGTACGGGCGGCGGCGCTGGCCTCGCTCGGCGCGGTCGGCTGCACCGACGACGACGTGGTCAGTGTGGAGAAGGCATTCACCGAGTCGGCCTGGCAGATCCGGCAGGGTGCGGCACGGGCGCTGGCCGGGGCCCAGCCGGAGGTGGCGGTTCCGACCCTGTCGCGCGCGCTGGACGACCAGCACCTGGACGTGCGCAAAGCCGCTGTGCTGAGCCTGAGCCGGTGGGCGGACTCGGAGTCGACGGCCCGTGACGCCCTCACGGCGGCGTTGGAGGACACTGACGCCGACGTGCGCGCGTATGCCCGTCAGGCCCTGGCAGGCTGA